In a genomic window of Phacochoerus africanus isolate WHEZ1 chromosome 6, ROS_Pafr_v1, whole genome shotgun sequence:
- the PDP1 gene encoding pyruvate dehyrogenase phosphatase catalytic subunit 1 isoform X1 encodes MDGPVLGRASTGVSAPAASGCSSASPSGRMCVCPGPRRIGTPIRSSSLPVFSDAMPAPAQLFFPLIRNCELSRIYGTACYCHHKHLCCSPPYIPQSRLRYTPHPAYATFYRPKESWWQYTQGRRYASTPQKFYLTPPQVNSILKANEYSFKVPEFDGKNVSSVLGFDSNQLPANAPIEDRRSAATCLQTRGMLLGVFDGHAGCACSQAVSERLFYYIAVSLLPHETLLEIENAVESGRALLPILQWHKHPNDYFSKEASKLYFNSLRTYWQELIDLNAGESSDINVKEALINAFKRLDNDISLEAQVGDPNSFLNYLVLRVAFSGATACVAHVDGVDLHVANTGDSRAMLGVQEEDGSWSAVTLSNDHNAQNEREVERLKLEHPKNEAKSVVKQDRLLGLLMPFRAFGDVKFKWSIDLQKRVIESGPDQLNDNEYTKFIPPNYYTPPYLTAEPEVTYHRLRPQDKFLVLATDGLWETMHRQDVVRIVGEYLTGMHHQQPIAVGGYKVTLGQMHGLLTERRAKMSSVFEDQNAATHLIRHAVGNNEFGAVDHERLSKMLSLPEELARMYRDDITIIVVQFNSHVVGAYQNQE; translated from the coding sequence GAACCCCAATCAGAAGTTCCAGCCTGCCTGTCTTCTCTGATGCCATGCCAGCACCAGCTCAGCTGTTTTTCCCTCTGATCCGTAACTGTGAATTGAGCAGAATCTATGGCACTGCGTGTTACTGCCACCACAAACATCTCTGCTGCTCACCCCCTTACATTCCTCAGAGTCGCCTGAGATACACGCCCCATCCGGCGTATGCTACCTTCTACCGGCCAAAGGAGAGCTGGTGGCAGTATACCCAAGGAAGGAGATATGCGTCCACACCGCAGAAATTTTACCTCACACCTCCACAAGTCAATAGCATCCTCAAAGCTAATGAATACAGTTTCAAAGTGCCAGAATTTGATGGCAAAAATGTCAGTTCTGTCCTTGGATTTGATAGCAATCAGCTGCCTGCGAATGCTCCCATCGAGGACCGGAGAAGTGCAGCAACCTGCTTGCAGACTAGAGGGATGCTTTTGGGGGTTTTTGATGGCCATGCAGGCTGTGCTTGCTCCCAGGCAGTCAGTGAAAGACTCTTTTATTATATTGCTGTCTCTTTGTTACCCCACGAGACTTTACTAGAGATCGAAAATGCAGTGGAGAGTGGTCGAGCACTGCTCCCCATTCTCCAGTGGCACAAGCATCCCAATGATTACTTCAGTAAGGAGGCATCCAAATTATACTTCAACAGCTTGAGGACTTACTGGCAAGAGCTTATAGACCTCAATGCTGGGGAGTCAAGTGATATCAATGTTAAGGAGGCCTTGATTAATGCTTTTAAGAGGCTTGATAACGATATCTCCTTGGAGGCTCAAGTTGGTGATCCCAATTCTTTCCTCAACTATCTGGTGCTTCGAGTGGCGTTTTCTGGGGCCACAGCTTGCGTGGCCCATGTGGATGGCGTTGATCTTCACGTGGCCAATACTGGCGATAGCAGAGCCATGCTGGGTGTGCAGGAAGAGGACGGCTCTTGGTCAGCAGTCACTCTGTCTAATGACCACAATGCCCAGAATGAAAGAGAAGTGGAACGTCTGAAATTGGAGCACCCAAAGAATGAGGCCAAGAGTGTGGTGAAGCAAGATCGGTTGCTTGGCTTGCTGATGCCTTTTAGGGCTTTTGGAGACGTAAAGTTCAAGTGGAGCATTGACCTTCAAAAGAGAGTGATAGAATCTGGCCCAGACCAGTTGAATGACAACGAATACACCAAGTTTATTCCTCCTAACTATTACACGCCCCCTTATCTCACCGCTGAGCCAGAGGTAACTTACCACCGATTAAGGCCACAGGATAAGTTCCTGGTGTTGGCAACTGACGGGTTGTGGGAGACAATGCATAGGCAGGATGTGGTTAGGATTGTGGGTGAGTACCTGACGGGCATGCATCACCAACAGCCAATAGCTGTCGGTGGCTATAAGGTGACTTTGGGGCAGATGCATGGCCTTTTAACAGAAAGGAGAGCCAAGATGTCATCAGTCTTTGAGGATCAGAATGCTGCAACCCATCTTATCCGCCATGCTGTGGGCAACAACGAGTTTGGGGCTGTTGACCATGAGCGCCTCTCCAAAATGCTTAGCCTTCCTGAAGAGCTTGCTCGGATGTACAGAGATGACATCACAATCATTGTAGTTCAGTTCAATTCTCATGTGGTAGGGGCATATCAAAACCAGGAGTAG
- the PDP1 gene encoding pyruvate dehyrogenase phosphatase catalytic subunit 1 isoform X3, with protein sequence MPAPAQLFFPLIRNCELSRIYGTACYCHHKHLCCSPPYIPQSRLRYTPHPAYATFYRPKESWWQYTQGRRYASTPQKFYLTPPQVNSILKANEYSFKVPEFDGKNVSSVLGFDSNQLPANAPIEDRRSAATCLQTRGMLLGVFDGHAGCACSQAVSERLFYYIAVSLLPHETLLEIENAVESGRALLPILQWHKHPNDYFSKEASKLYFNSLRTYWQELIDLNAGESSDINVKEALINAFKRLDNDISLEAQVGDPNSFLNYLVLRVAFSGATACVAHVDGVDLHVANTGDSRAMLGVQEEDGSWSAVTLSNDHNAQNEREVERLKLEHPKNEAKSVVKQDRLLGLLMPFRAFGDVKFKWSIDLQKRVIESGPDQLNDNEYTKFIPPNYYTPPYLTAEPEVTYHRLRPQDKFLVLATDGLWETMHRQDVVRIVGEYLTGMHHQQPIAVGGYKVTLGQMHGLLTERRAKMSSVFEDQNAATHLIRHAVGNNEFGAVDHERLSKMLSLPEELARMYRDDITIIVVQFNSHVVGAYQNQE encoded by the coding sequence ATGCCAGCACCAGCTCAGCTGTTTTTCCCTCTGATCCGTAACTGTGAATTGAGCAGAATCTATGGCACTGCGTGTTACTGCCACCACAAACATCTCTGCTGCTCACCCCCTTACATTCCTCAGAGTCGCCTGAGATACACGCCCCATCCGGCGTATGCTACCTTCTACCGGCCAAAGGAGAGCTGGTGGCAGTATACCCAAGGAAGGAGATATGCGTCCACACCGCAGAAATTTTACCTCACACCTCCACAAGTCAATAGCATCCTCAAAGCTAATGAATACAGTTTCAAAGTGCCAGAATTTGATGGCAAAAATGTCAGTTCTGTCCTTGGATTTGATAGCAATCAGCTGCCTGCGAATGCTCCCATCGAGGACCGGAGAAGTGCAGCAACCTGCTTGCAGACTAGAGGGATGCTTTTGGGGGTTTTTGATGGCCATGCAGGCTGTGCTTGCTCCCAGGCAGTCAGTGAAAGACTCTTTTATTATATTGCTGTCTCTTTGTTACCCCACGAGACTTTACTAGAGATCGAAAATGCAGTGGAGAGTGGTCGAGCACTGCTCCCCATTCTCCAGTGGCACAAGCATCCCAATGATTACTTCAGTAAGGAGGCATCCAAATTATACTTCAACAGCTTGAGGACTTACTGGCAAGAGCTTATAGACCTCAATGCTGGGGAGTCAAGTGATATCAATGTTAAGGAGGCCTTGATTAATGCTTTTAAGAGGCTTGATAACGATATCTCCTTGGAGGCTCAAGTTGGTGATCCCAATTCTTTCCTCAACTATCTGGTGCTTCGAGTGGCGTTTTCTGGGGCCACAGCTTGCGTGGCCCATGTGGATGGCGTTGATCTTCACGTGGCCAATACTGGCGATAGCAGAGCCATGCTGGGTGTGCAGGAAGAGGACGGCTCTTGGTCAGCAGTCACTCTGTCTAATGACCACAATGCCCAGAATGAAAGAGAAGTGGAACGTCTGAAATTGGAGCACCCAAAGAATGAGGCCAAGAGTGTGGTGAAGCAAGATCGGTTGCTTGGCTTGCTGATGCCTTTTAGGGCTTTTGGAGACGTAAAGTTCAAGTGGAGCATTGACCTTCAAAAGAGAGTGATAGAATCTGGCCCAGACCAGTTGAATGACAACGAATACACCAAGTTTATTCCTCCTAACTATTACACGCCCCCTTATCTCACCGCTGAGCCAGAGGTAACTTACCACCGATTAAGGCCACAGGATAAGTTCCTGGTGTTGGCAACTGACGGGTTGTGGGAGACAATGCATAGGCAGGATGTGGTTAGGATTGTGGGTGAGTACCTGACGGGCATGCATCACCAACAGCCAATAGCTGTCGGTGGCTATAAGGTGACTTTGGGGCAGATGCATGGCCTTTTAACAGAAAGGAGAGCCAAGATGTCATCAGTCTTTGAGGATCAGAATGCTGCAACCCATCTTATCCGCCATGCTGTGGGCAACAACGAGTTTGGGGCTGTTGACCATGAGCGCCTCTCCAAAATGCTTAGCCTTCCTGAAGAGCTTGCTCGGATGTACAGAGATGACATCACAATCATTGTAGTTCAGTTCAATTCTCATGTGGTAGGGGCATATCAAAACCAGGAGTAG
- the PDP1 gene encoding pyruvate dehyrogenase phosphatase catalytic subunit 1 isoform X2: MCVCPGPRRIGTPIRSSSLPVFSDAMPAPAQLFFPLIRNCELSRIYGTACYCHHKHLCCSPPYIPQSRLRYTPHPAYATFYRPKESWWQYTQGRRYASTPQKFYLTPPQVNSILKANEYSFKVPEFDGKNVSSVLGFDSNQLPANAPIEDRRSAATCLQTRGMLLGVFDGHAGCACSQAVSERLFYYIAVSLLPHETLLEIENAVESGRALLPILQWHKHPNDYFSKEASKLYFNSLRTYWQELIDLNAGESSDINVKEALINAFKRLDNDISLEAQVGDPNSFLNYLVLRVAFSGATACVAHVDGVDLHVANTGDSRAMLGVQEEDGSWSAVTLSNDHNAQNEREVERLKLEHPKNEAKSVVKQDRLLGLLMPFRAFGDVKFKWSIDLQKRVIESGPDQLNDNEYTKFIPPNYYTPPYLTAEPEVTYHRLRPQDKFLVLATDGLWETMHRQDVVRIVGEYLTGMHHQQPIAVGGYKVTLGQMHGLLTERRAKMSSVFEDQNAATHLIRHAVGNNEFGAVDHERLSKMLSLPEELARMYRDDITIIVVQFNSHVVGAYQNQE; this comes from the coding sequence GAACCCCAATCAGAAGTTCCAGCCTGCCTGTCTTCTCTGATGCCATGCCAGCACCAGCTCAGCTGTTTTTCCCTCTGATCCGTAACTGTGAATTGAGCAGAATCTATGGCACTGCGTGTTACTGCCACCACAAACATCTCTGCTGCTCACCCCCTTACATTCCTCAGAGTCGCCTGAGATACACGCCCCATCCGGCGTATGCTACCTTCTACCGGCCAAAGGAGAGCTGGTGGCAGTATACCCAAGGAAGGAGATATGCGTCCACACCGCAGAAATTTTACCTCACACCTCCACAAGTCAATAGCATCCTCAAAGCTAATGAATACAGTTTCAAAGTGCCAGAATTTGATGGCAAAAATGTCAGTTCTGTCCTTGGATTTGATAGCAATCAGCTGCCTGCGAATGCTCCCATCGAGGACCGGAGAAGTGCAGCAACCTGCTTGCAGACTAGAGGGATGCTTTTGGGGGTTTTTGATGGCCATGCAGGCTGTGCTTGCTCCCAGGCAGTCAGTGAAAGACTCTTTTATTATATTGCTGTCTCTTTGTTACCCCACGAGACTTTACTAGAGATCGAAAATGCAGTGGAGAGTGGTCGAGCACTGCTCCCCATTCTCCAGTGGCACAAGCATCCCAATGATTACTTCAGTAAGGAGGCATCCAAATTATACTTCAACAGCTTGAGGACTTACTGGCAAGAGCTTATAGACCTCAATGCTGGGGAGTCAAGTGATATCAATGTTAAGGAGGCCTTGATTAATGCTTTTAAGAGGCTTGATAACGATATCTCCTTGGAGGCTCAAGTTGGTGATCCCAATTCTTTCCTCAACTATCTGGTGCTTCGAGTGGCGTTTTCTGGGGCCACAGCTTGCGTGGCCCATGTGGATGGCGTTGATCTTCACGTGGCCAATACTGGCGATAGCAGAGCCATGCTGGGTGTGCAGGAAGAGGACGGCTCTTGGTCAGCAGTCACTCTGTCTAATGACCACAATGCCCAGAATGAAAGAGAAGTGGAACGTCTGAAATTGGAGCACCCAAAGAATGAGGCCAAGAGTGTGGTGAAGCAAGATCGGTTGCTTGGCTTGCTGATGCCTTTTAGGGCTTTTGGAGACGTAAAGTTCAAGTGGAGCATTGACCTTCAAAAGAGAGTGATAGAATCTGGCCCAGACCAGTTGAATGACAACGAATACACCAAGTTTATTCCTCCTAACTATTACACGCCCCCTTATCTCACCGCTGAGCCAGAGGTAACTTACCACCGATTAAGGCCACAGGATAAGTTCCTGGTGTTGGCAACTGACGGGTTGTGGGAGACAATGCATAGGCAGGATGTGGTTAGGATTGTGGGTGAGTACCTGACGGGCATGCATCACCAACAGCCAATAGCTGTCGGTGGCTATAAGGTGACTTTGGGGCAGATGCATGGCCTTTTAACAGAAAGGAGAGCCAAGATGTCATCAGTCTTTGAGGATCAGAATGCTGCAACCCATCTTATCCGCCATGCTGTGGGCAACAACGAGTTTGGGGCTGTTGACCATGAGCGCCTCTCCAAAATGCTTAGCCTTCCTGAAGAGCTTGCTCGGATGTACAGAGATGACATCACAATCATTGTAGTTCAGTTCAATTCTCATGTGGTAGGGGCATATCAAAACCAGGAGTAG